The following are from one region of the Salmo trutta chromosome 20, fSalTru1.1, whole genome shotgun sequence genome:
- the smarcal1 gene encoding SWI/SNF-related matrix-associated actin-dependent regulator of chromatin subfamily A-like protein 1 isoform X2, whose amino-acid sequence MSSSLTAEQQQKIEENRRKALAIRAQRQAAQSNNQTPKSGLNNPASAPQQRVSTQSGPLSNSTPRSGLTHHPPNTVLQNDVPRGQDRRPNQLFSSPRDKSGQNSLFSNTATKQIKVIDPLPLPKGQHSLKWLDVSTGGSPSVFKPLQPKTTGGPSSSISGSSTGTDSSYGAKSSSSSSSGQNVSSVFKPPQPNKAVLPGPYPTSTSATDSFSVSKPHPKTSSSGPSSGSGSAVGSFYKQGTKHGATSPSIQSAVRQQQPSSSSTDVSNSLPVKNPAVTVRGKCVSHSEERFRVEVGYHAELIALFKNIPSRNYDPATKMWNFSHEDYRQLMEESGSISCICLKPLVGGIDVAPASSRSRDTASLGALLKLCSGWKRPGATVQGHATLVSRSRFEVDVGYHVDVIAAFKQMPSKNYDMKTRKWSFLLEDYERLMEALGAIPSVEIEPLPRGVIQVFSALFEGSQTWPSEVPEADLSSIDPSLTRRLMPFQRDGVNFAVSKDGRLLLADDMGLGKTVQAICIAAYYRKEWPLLVVAPSSVRFTWAEAFRQWLPSVQPDSINVIVKGKDNLRGGLVNITSYDLLSRMDKQQAANPFNVLIMDESHFLKNMKTARFKAALPLLKVAKRVILLSGTPAMSRPSELYSQILAVKPSLFPRFHDFGTRYCNARQLPWGWDYSGSSNLGELKLMLEESLMLRRLKSEVLSQLPAKQRKVVTVTTDGINTRTKAALSAAAKDLAKGQHNNNMKEALLVFFNHTAEAKIKAIIEYIMDMLECGREKFLVFAHHKLVLDSITKELGEKGIDYIRIDGSTPSSDRQQLCDRFQFTDKSCVAVLSITAANMGITLHSAALVVFAELFWNPGIMIQAEDRVHRIGQTSNVDIHYLVAKGTADDYLWPMIQEKMHILEQVGLSESNLSEKAESASFHCKDSQQRRITEMFQRSFTEGEDDMDEALLLEAVEAWDNPSNQPGSDVEESPSKKRRIEDYFGR is encoded by the exons ATGTCTAGCTCTTTGACGGCAGAGCAGCAGCAGAAGATAGAGGAGAATAGACGAAAAGCTTTAGCGATTAGAGCACAGAGACAGGCTGCTCAGTCAAACAACCAGACGCCCAAATCAGGGCTCAACAACCCAGCCAGTGCTCCTCAGCAACGCGTTAGCACTCAGTCTGGTCCACTTTCTAACTCAACTCCCCGATCAGGACTAACTCATCATCCACCTAATACTGTGCTTCAGAATGATGTTCCACGGGGTCAGGACAGGAGACCTAACCAGTTGTTTTCTAGCCCAAGGGACAAGTCTGGACAGAATTCACTATTCTCCAATACTGCCACTAAACAG ATTAAAGTAATTGACCCACTACCTCTCCCAAAGGGACAACATTCCTTGAAATGGTTAGATGTGTCTACAGGAGGAAGCCCCTCAGTGTTCAAACCTCTTCAGCCAAAGACAACAGGTGGCCCATCATCTTCCATTTCTGGAAGTTCCACTGGTACTGATAGTTCATATGGAGCcaagtcatcatcatcatcatcatcaggccAGAATGTCTCCTCTGTGTTCAAACCTCCACAGCCGAATAAAGCAGTGTTACCTGGTCCGTATCCTACTTCTACAAGTGCAACGGACAGTTTCTCTGTTTCTAAACCTCATCCAAAGACCTCTTCTTCTGGCCCGTCTTCCGGTTCTGGAAGTGCCGTTGGTAGTTTCTATAAACAAGGAACCAAACATGGAGCCACGTCACCATCTATCCAGAGTGCTGTGAGACAGCAGCAACCTTCCTCCAGCAGTACTGACGTTAGTAACTCTCTACCTGTGAAGAACCCTGCTGTCACAGTCagagggaaatgtgtgtctcaCTCAGAGGAGCGTTTCAGAGTGGAAGTCGGCTACCATGCTGAGCTGATTGCTTTGTTCAAAAACATCCCTTCTCGCAATTATG ACCCTGCTACCAAGATGTGGAACTTCAGCCATGAGGACTATCGTCAGCTAA TGGAGGAGTCCGGCTCCATCTCCTGTATATGTCTGAAACCTCTGGTGGGGGGTATTGACGTGGCGCCAGCTTCTAGCCGGTCCCGTGACACTGCTTCGCTTGGGGCCCTGCTGAAGCTGTGTAGTGGCTGGAAGAGACCAGGGGCTACCGTACAGGGCCACGCCACCCTGGTGTCACGATCGCGCTTCGAGGTCGACGTCGGGTACCATGTTGACGTCATCGCTGCTTTCAAACAGATGCCTTCCAAGAACTATG ATATGAAGACAAGAAAGTGGAGTTTCTTGCTTGAGGATTATGAAAGACTTA TGGAGGCTCTCGGTGCCATTCCATCAGTAGAGATTGAGCCTCTCCCTAGAGGTGTGATCCAGGTGTTCTCTGCCCTGTTTGAAGGCAGCCAGACATGGCCATCAGAGGTTCCTGAAGCCGACCTGTCCTCCATCGACCCCTCATTGACACGTCGTCTCATGCCCTTCCAGAGAGACGGTGTCAA CTTTGCGGTGTCCAAAGATGGCCGCCTCCTACTGGCTGATGACATGGGACTGGGGAAGACAGTTCAGGCCATTTGCATAGCTGCCTACTACAGGAAAGAGTGGCCTTTATTAGTGGTGGCCCCCTCTTCTGTCAGATTCACCTGGGCTGAG gccTTCAGGCAGTGGCTGCCCTCTGTGCAGCCTGACAGTATCAATGTGATTGTCAAGGGGAAAGACAACCTTAGGGGTGGTCTGGTTAACATCACCAGCTATGATCTACTGAGCAGGATGGACAAGCAGCAGGCCGCTAACCCCTTCAATGTCCTCATAATGGACGAGTCCCACTTTCTGAAGAACATGAAGACTGCCCGCTTTAAGGCTGCTTTGCCGCTGCTCAAG GTAGCTAAGCGCGTGATCCTGCTGTCGGGGACTCCTGCCATGTCCAGACCCTCAGAGCTCTACAGTCAGATCTTGGCTGTCAAGCCCTCCCTGTTCCCCCGCTTCCATGACTTTGGGACCAGATACTGCAATGCCCGACAG CTGCCCTGGGGTTGGGACTACTCTGGCTCCAGTAACCTAGGAGAACTGAAGCTGATGTTAGAGGAGAGTCTAATGCTACGCCGTCTCAAGTCAGAGGTCCTCTCTCAGCTTCCTGCCAAGCAACGCAAGGTTGTCACGGTGACCACAGACGGTATCAACACCCGCACCAAGGCAGCTCTGTCTGCCGCAGCCAAGGATCTGGCCAAgggacaacacaacaacaac ATGAAGGAGGCTCTTCTGGTTTtctttaaccacactgctgaGGCCAAGATTAAAGCCATCAT AGAGTACATTATGGACATGCTAGAGTGCGGAAGAGAGAAATTCCTGGTGTTTGCTCATCACAAGCTGGTCCTGGACTCTATCACCAAGGAGTTGGGAGAGAAG GGTATCGACTACATCCGTATAGACGGCTCCACACCGTCATCAGACCGGCAGCAACTGTGTGACCGATTCCAGTTCACTGATAAGAGCTGTGTAGCGGTGCTCTCTATCACTGCAGCGAACATGGGCATCACCCTGCACTCTGCTGCTCTGGTGGTGTTCGCTGAGCTATTCTGGAATCCTGGG ATAATGATCCAGGCTGAGGACAGAGTGCATCGCATCGGTCAGACCAGCAACGTGGACATTCACTACCTGGTCGCCAAGGGAACCGCAGATGACTACCTGTG gccCATGATTCAAGAGAAGATGCATATTTTGGAGCAGGTGGGGCTCTCAGAATCCAACCTGTCAGAGAAGGCAGAGTCTGCCAGCTTCCACTGCAAG GACTCCCAGCAGAGGAGGATCACAGAGATGTTCCAGAGATCGTTCACCGAGGGGGAGGATGATATGGACGAAGCCCTCCTATTGGAGGCTGTGGAGGCCTGGGATAACCCTAGCAACCAACCAGGAAGTGATGTAGAAGAGAGCCCCAGCAAGAAGAGACGCATAGAGGACTACTTTGGCAGATAA
- the smarcal1 gene encoding SWI/SNF-related matrix-associated actin-dependent regulator of chromatin subfamily A-like protein 1 isoform X1 has product MSSSLTAEQQQKIEENRRKALAIRAQRQAAQSNNQTPKSGLNNPASAPQQRVSTQSGPLSNSTPRSGLTHHPPNTVLQNDVPRGQDRRPNQLFSSPRDKSGQNSLFSNTATKQIKVIDPLPLPKGQHSLKWLDVSTGGSPSVFKPLQPKTTGGPSSSISGSSTGTDSSYGAKSSSSSSSGQNVSSVFKPPQPNKAVLPGPYPTSTSATDSFSVSKPHPKTSSSGPSSGSGSAVGSFYKQGTKHGATSPSIQSAVRQQQPSSSSTDVSNSLPVKNPAVTVRGKCVSHSEERFRVEVGYHAELIALFKNIPSRNYDPATKMWNFSHEDYRQLMEESGSISCICLKPLVGGIDVAPASSRSRDTASLGALLKLCSGWKRPGATVQGHATLVSRSRFEVDVGYHVDVIAAFKQMPSKNYDMKTRKWSFLLEDYERLMEALGAIPSVEIEPLPRGVIQVFSALFEGSQTWPSEVPEADLSSIDPSLTRRLMPFQRDGVNFAVSKDGRLLLADDMGLGKTVQAICIAAYYRKEWPLLVVAPSSVRFTWAEAFRQWLPSVQPDSINVIVKGKDNLRGGLVNITSYDLLSRMDKQQAANPFNVLIMDESHFLKNMKTARFKAALPLLKVAKRVILLSGTPAMSRPSELYSQILAVKPSLFPRFHDFGTRYCNARQLPWGWDYSGSSNLGELKLMLEESLMLRRLKSEVLSQLPAKQRKVVTVTTDGINTRTKAALSAAAKDLAKGQHNNNKMKEALLVFFNHTAEAKIKAIIEYIMDMLECGREKFLVFAHHKLVLDSITKELGEKGIDYIRIDGSTPSSDRQQLCDRFQFTDKSCVAVLSITAANMGITLHSAALVVFAELFWNPGIMIQAEDRVHRIGQTSNVDIHYLVAKGTADDYLWPMIQEKMHILEQVGLSESNLSEKAESASFHCKDSQQRRITEMFQRSFTEGEDDMDEALLLEAVEAWDNPSNQPGSDVEESPSKKRRIEDYFGR; this is encoded by the exons ATGTCTAGCTCTTTGACGGCAGAGCAGCAGCAGAAGATAGAGGAGAATAGACGAAAAGCTTTAGCGATTAGAGCACAGAGACAGGCTGCTCAGTCAAACAACCAGACGCCCAAATCAGGGCTCAACAACCCAGCCAGTGCTCCTCAGCAACGCGTTAGCACTCAGTCTGGTCCACTTTCTAACTCAACTCCCCGATCAGGACTAACTCATCATCCACCTAATACTGTGCTTCAGAATGATGTTCCACGGGGTCAGGACAGGAGACCTAACCAGTTGTTTTCTAGCCCAAGGGACAAGTCTGGACAGAATTCACTATTCTCCAATACTGCCACTAAACAG ATTAAAGTAATTGACCCACTACCTCTCCCAAAGGGACAACATTCCTTGAAATGGTTAGATGTGTCTACAGGAGGAAGCCCCTCAGTGTTCAAACCTCTTCAGCCAAAGACAACAGGTGGCCCATCATCTTCCATTTCTGGAAGTTCCACTGGTACTGATAGTTCATATGGAGCcaagtcatcatcatcatcatcatcaggccAGAATGTCTCCTCTGTGTTCAAACCTCCACAGCCGAATAAAGCAGTGTTACCTGGTCCGTATCCTACTTCTACAAGTGCAACGGACAGTTTCTCTGTTTCTAAACCTCATCCAAAGACCTCTTCTTCTGGCCCGTCTTCCGGTTCTGGAAGTGCCGTTGGTAGTTTCTATAAACAAGGAACCAAACATGGAGCCACGTCACCATCTATCCAGAGTGCTGTGAGACAGCAGCAACCTTCCTCCAGCAGTACTGACGTTAGTAACTCTCTACCTGTGAAGAACCCTGCTGTCACAGTCagagggaaatgtgtgtctcaCTCAGAGGAGCGTTTCAGAGTGGAAGTCGGCTACCATGCTGAGCTGATTGCTTTGTTCAAAAACATCCCTTCTCGCAATTATG ACCCTGCTACCAAGATGTGGAACTTCAGCCATGAGGACTATCGTCAGCTAA TGGAGGAGTCCGGCTCCATCTCCTGTATATGTCTGAAACCTCTGGTGGGGGGTATTGACGTGGCGCCAGCTTCTAGCCGGTCCCGTGACACTGCTTCGCTTGGGGCCCTGCTGAAGCTGTGTAGTGGCTGGAAGAGACCAGGGGCTACCGTACAGGGCCACGCCACCCTGGTGTCACGATCGCGCTTCGAGGTCGACGTCGGGTACCATGTTGACGTCATCGCTGCTTTCAAACAGATGCCTTCCAAGAACTATG ATATGAAGACAAGAAAGTGGAGTTTCTTGCTTGAGGATTATGAAAGACTTA TGGAGGCTCTCGGTGCCATTCCATCAGTAGAGATTGAGCCTCTCCCTAGAGGTGTGATCCAGGTGTTCTCTGCCCTGTTTGAAGGCAGCCAGACATGGCCATCAGAGGTTCCTGAAGCCGACCTGTCCTCCATCGACCCCTCATTGACACGTCGTCTCATGCCCTTCCAGAGAGACGGTGTCAA CTTTGCGGTGTCCAAAGATGGCCGCCTCCTACTGGCTGATGACATGGGACTGGGGAAGACAGTTCAGGCCATTTGCATAGCTGCCTACTACAGGAAAGAGTGGCCTTTATTAGTGGTGGCCCCCTCTTCTGTCAGATTCACCTGGGCTGAG gccTTCAGGCAGTGGCTGCCCTCTGTGCAGCCTGACAGTATCAATGTGATTGTCAAGGGGAAAGACAACCTTAGGGGTGGTCTGGTTAACATCACCAGCTATGATCTACTGAGCAGGATGGACAAGCAGCAGGCCGCTAACCCCTTCAATGTCCTCATAATGGACGAGTCCCACTTTCTGAAGAACATGAAGACTGCCCGCTTTAAGGCTGCTTTGCCGCTGCTCAAG GTAGCTAAGCGCGTGATCCTGCTGTCGGGGACTCCTGCCATGTCCAGACCCTCAGAGCTCTACAGTCAGATCTTGGCTGTCAAGCCCTCCCTGTTCCCCCGCTTCCATGACTTTGGGACCAGATACTGCAATGCCCGACAG CTGCCCTGGGGTTGGGACTACTCTGGCTCCAGTAACCTAGGAGAACTGAAGCTGATGTTAGAGGAGAGTCTAATGCTACGCCGTCTCAAGTCAGAGGTCCTCTCTCAGCTTCCTGCCAAGCAACGCAAGGTTGTCACGGTGACCACAGACGGTATCAACACCCGCACCAAGGCAGCTCTGTCTGCCGCAGCCAAGGATCTGGCCAAgggacaacacaacaacaac AAGATGAAGGAGGCTCTTCTGGTTTtctttaaccacactgctgaGGCCAAGATTAAAGCCATCAT AGAGTACATTATGGACATGCTAGAGTGCGGAAGAGAGAAATTCCTGGTGTTTGCTCATCACAAGCTGGTCCTGGACTCTATCACCAAGGAGTTGGGAGAGAAG GGTATCGACTACATCCGTATAGACGGCTCCACACCGTCATCAGACCGGCAGCAACTGTGTGACCGATTCCAGTTCACTGATAAGAGCTGTGTAGCGGTGCTCTCTATCACTGCAGCGAACATGGGCATCACCCTGCACTCTGCTGCTCTGGTGGTGTTCGCTGAGCTATTCTGGAATCCTGGG ATAATGATCCAGGCTGAGGACAGAGTGCATCGCATCGGTCAGACCAGCAACGTGGACATTCACTACCTGGTCGCCAAGGGAACCGCAGATGACTACCTGTG gccCATGATTCAAGAGAAGATGCATATTTTGGAGCAGGTGGGGCTCTCAGAATCCAACCTGTCAGAGAAGGCAGAGTCTGCCAGCTTCCACTGCAAG GACTCCCAGCAGAGGAGGATCACAGAGATGTTCCAGAGATCGTTCACCGAGGGGGAGGATGATATGGACGAAGCCCTCCTATTGGAGGCTGTGGAGGCCTGGGATAACCCTAGCAACCAACCAGGAAGTGATGTAGAAGAGAGCCCCAGCAAGAAGAGACGCATAGAGGACTACTTTGGCAGATAA